A genome region from Carassius carassius chromosome 23, fCarCar2.1, whole genome shotgun sequence includes the following:
- the mc1r gene encoding melanocyte-stimulating hormone receptor — MNDSSRHYFSMKHMDYIYNIDNNITLNATLGEMNATGIAQIMIPQELFLMLGLISLVENILVVAAIVKNRNLHSPMYYFICCLAVSDMLVSVSNVVETLFMLLTEHGLLLVTAKMLQHLDNVIDIMICSSVVSSLSFLCTIAADRYITIFYALRYHSIMTTQRAVAIVVVVWLTSMTSSSLFIVYHTDNAVIACLVTFFGLTLVFTAVLYLHMFILAHVHSRRIMALHKSRRQATSMKGAITLTILLGVFVICWGPFFLHLILILICPTNPYCKCYFSHFNLFLILIICNSLIDPLIYAYRSQELRKTLKEMIFCSWLFAM; from the coding sequence ATGAACGACTCGTCGCGCCATTACTTCAGCATGAAACACATGGACTACATATATAATATTGACAATAACATAACTTTGAACGCCACGCTCGGCGAAATGAATGCTACTGGGATCGCCCAAATCATGATCCCTCAGGAGTTGTTTCTAATGCTCGGCTTGATCAGTTTGGTGGAAAACATCTTGGTAGTGGCGGCCATCGTCAAGAACAGGAATCTCCATTCGCCAATGTATTATTTCATCTGCTGTCTGGCGGTGTCAGACATGCTGGTGAGCGTCAGTAATGTAGTAGAGACACTCTTCATGTTATTGACGGAGCATGGACTTCTGCTTGTCACGGCAAAGATGTTACAGCACTTAGACAATGTGATCGACATTATGATATGCAGTTCCGTCGTTTCCTCTTTGTCGTTCCTGTGCACTATTGCAGCGGACCGCTATATCACCATCTTTTACGCGCTTCGGTACCATAGCATCATGACCACACAACGCGCCGTGGCCATCGTCGTGGTGGTGTGGCTCACCAGCATGACCTCGAGCTCTTTATTTATCGTTTATCACACTGACAACGCGGTCATCGCCTGTCTCGTCACGTTTTTTGGCTTGACGTTGGTGTTCACGGCGGTTCTGTACCTGCACATGTTCATCCTGGCGCACGTCCACTCCAGACGCATCATGGCTCTCCATAAGAGTCGCCGGCAAGCCACTAGCATGAAGGGAGCCATCACTCTAACTATCCTGCTCGGGGTTTTCGTCATCTGCTGGGGTCCTTTTTTTCTccacctcatcctcatcctcatctgtCCCACAAATCCTTACTGCAAGTGTTATTTCAGTCATTTCAACCTGTTTCTAATTCTTATCATATGCAACTCGCTTATAGACCCTCTCATTTACGCGTATCGAAGTCAGGAGCTGCGCAAGACGCTAAAAGAAATGATTTTTTGCTCGTGGCTCTTTGCAATGTGA